The Leishmania panamensis strain MHOM/PA/94/PSC-1 chromosome 32 sequence genome window below encodes:
- the SODB1 gene encoding iron superoxide dismutase, putative (TriTrypDB/GeneDB-style sysID: LpmP.32.1920) — MPFCAQALPYDYGALSSKGISKDQVTCHYEKHHQGYVAKLNAAAESNSEVSSKSLEEVIRTMSGPMFNAAAQIFNHDFYWKSMSPSGGGEPSCKVASAIIESFGSFSRFKEEFTNAAIGHFGSGWVWLVKDKSSCKLKVYQTHDAGCPLTDPNLVPLLACDVWEHAYYIDYKNDRAAYVKAWWNAVNWDFASSQL, encoded by the coding sequence ATGCCGTTCTGTGCCCAGGCGCTGCCGTACGACTATGGCGCGCTCTCGTCCAAAGGCATCTCCAAGGATCAGGTCACGTGCCACTACGAGAAGCACCACCAGGGGTACGTGGCGAAGCTGAACGCTGCCGCGGAGTCGAACTCGGAGGTCTCGTCAAAGTCGCTGGAAGAGGTGATCCGGACAATGAGTGGCCCCATGTTCAACGCTGCCGCTCAGATCTTCAACCACGACTTCTACTGGAAGAGCATGTCTCCctccggcggtggcgagcCGTCTTGCAAGGTTGCGAGTGCCATCATCGAGAGTTTCGGCAGCTTTTCGCGTTTCAAGGAGGAATTCACGAATGCGGCGATCGGTCATTTTGGCTCTGGCTGGGTGTGGCTCGTGAAGGACAAGTCCAGCTGTAAGCTGAAGGTGTACCAGACGCACGATGCCGGCTGCCCGCTCACGGACCCCAACCTCGTGCCGCTCTTGGCATGCGATGTGTGGGAGCACGCATACTATATCGACTACAAGAACGATCGCGCAGCCTACGTGAAGGCGTGGTGGAATGCGGTGAACTGGGACTTTGCATCTAGCCAGTTGTAA
- a CDS encoding rab11B GTPase, putative (TriTrypDB/GeneDB-style sysID: LpmP.32.1930): MAAPLKVLKPKTVFDNRPDEIRKPIKLILLGDSAVGKSKLVERFLMQRYIPMQMSTYALTLYRYDFVTDEDEEVDVDVWDTAGQERFATVHPSYYHDAHACILVFDCTRKATYKNLEKWLSEMRIYREHIPCIVACNKIDTDPSVTTKSFAFAEKHKFPLYYVSAADGSNVVQLFETAISTAAAYKKNPAKEDFMTQVIGMLKEDRIAADAAAVPSSSS, translated from the coding sequence atGGCGGCACCATTGAAGGTACTAAAACCCAAAACGGTCTTCGATAACCGCCCTGATGAGATTCGAAAGCCGATCAAGCTCATCCTACTCGGCGATAGCGCAGTGGGCAAGTCAAAGCTAGTGGAGCGCTTCCTGATGCAGCGGTATATCCCAATGCAGATGTCTACCTACGCCCTCACGCTGTACCGCTACGACTTTGTAaccgacgaggacgaggaggtggacgtgGATGTCTGGGACACTGCCGGGCAGGAGCGTTTTGCCACGGTGCATCCGAGCTACTACCacgacgcacacgcgtgcatcCTCGTTTTTGACTGCACACGCAAGGCGACATACAAAAACTTAGAAAAGTGGCTCTCCGAGATGCGCATCTACCGTGAGCACATTCCGTGTATTGTTGCGTGCAACAAGATTGATACCGACCCATCAGTTACTACAAAAAGTTTCGCCTTTGCTGAGAAGCATAAATTCCCGCTGTACTATGTGTCCGCCGCCGATGGCTCCAATGTTGTTCAGCTCTTTGAAACTGCCATCTCCACGGCCGCTGCATACAAGAAGAATCCCGCCAAGGAGGACTTCATGACACAAGTAATCGGTATGCTGAAGGAGGACAGGATAGCCGCGgatgccgcagcagtgccatcGTCGAGCTCGTGA